The genome window GCGCCGGTGTGGGCCTTGCTTCCTCCAGCACCTCCACGCCGAAGTCCCGTGCGACGCCCGCCAGGCCGTCCGCGTACCCCTGCCCCAGTGCCCGTAGCTTCCAGCCGGGGCCCTTGCGGTACAGCTCCGCCAAGAGCAGTACGGTCTCGCGCCGGGGTCCCGGTGGGGTGAAACGGGTGATCGTGCGGCCGTCGGGTGCCGTGACGAGCAGGGTCGGGGCTGGCAGGTGGCCCAACGGTGTGTCGGGGGCGGCCGGGCTGATCGCGAGGGTGAGACGGGTGGCGCCGGGGCGGAGGGCGGCCGGGGTCACCGTCAGGGTGTCGCCGGCCAGGCGGGTGCCCGGGGCCGTCGGCTGGTTGTAGAACACGAAGTCCGCGTCGCCGCGGACCCTGCCGGTGTCGTCGGTGACGAGGGCGGAGACGTCGAAGGGGCCCGGCACCCTGAATGTCAGGGTGCCGTCCGGCAGTGGGGTGTTGCCCCCTGGTACCAGCTCGTTCATCGGTGCCGTCCGTCGCAGTGACCGTCAGCCCGACAACGTCTCACCCCCGCAGGGCGGTTCCCGTGCCCTCCTGCCGCTCGGTGGCGGCCAGGGCGTCCTGGCGGCCGGAGCGCATCGTCTTCAGGGCGAGGAGGAGGACGCCGATGTCGTCCAGGTAGACCGGGTCCGGCACCAGGTCGGTCGGGAGGACGAGATAGAGGACGGCACCCCAGAAGACCCACTTGGGGCCGGTGGGCAGTCCGGCCCGGTTCAGTTCGCGCCGGGTGCGGACGAGTCGCAGGAGCAGCCGGACCGCCACTGCGAGGACGGCCGCCGCGATCAACGCGATCGCGAGGATCACACCCCAGGTCCAGTCCATCGGTTCCGCCCCTCGATCGTGCCGGGCGGTGTGCCCGGCTGGTCCCTGTCCATCGTCTTCCCTCCGCGGGCGCCCTGTACCGCGGCGCGCGGGGGCGGGCAGGGGTCAGTGCGAGGCGCGGGCCAGATTGTGGTCGACGAGGGCCTGGCTGACGGCCCGGATCGAGCGGGCCATATGGTTCAGCTGCATGACCTCGGCGGCGTACATCTTGATGGTGTGCTCGATGACCGACTCGGACATGCCGAGGCTGGGCAGCTCGGAGCGGGCGGTCTGCAGGGCGGTGCGGGCGACCCGGATCTCGTGCTGGACCTGGATCTGCGCGTGCCGGGCGAGCAGCACGGGGTGGCGCATCATCGCCGGATAGGTGCCGTAACGGGCCGGTACCAGCTCGCGCAGCCATTTGGCCGCGGACCGCTCCCAGTCGTAACTGCCGGGTGTCTTGACCTGACACGGCCAGTCCGTGCGGAGGGGCGAGGAGGTGAGGGCCATGTTCAACGCTCCGGTCTTGCATCGACGCCATTGGGTGCAGCGGGTGGAGTCAGGGCGGCCCCGGCATAGGGGATGGCCGGGGCCGCCTCACCCGGGGCGCCGTGGCGGGTAGGAGCGGACGGACCCGGGTGGACATCGTGACCCGGAGTCCCACCGGGTCACGATCCGCGAGAAGTATTTATATATACCGATGAGTTTGCAAGGACATGGAAAAATTCATGCCGGGAAAGGTGTGAATAATCCGCTGCTGTCCTGACCAGACGGGGCGAACGGGATCACTCCCTCCGGAAGAACCGGTCAGTCCCTCAGGAAGAACTGATGCTGCTCCGAGACCTGCTCGTACGCCTCAAGACGGGCCTGGGTGCGCTCGGGGTCGGCGTCCGTCATGGCCTGCAGCAGGGCCGAGGACATCATCACGGGGGCGGCGTAGGAGTCGAAGACCAGGCGGGACCCGGTGCCGGTGGCGAAGACGGCGTCCGCCTCGTCCGCGAGCGGCCCGAGCGCGAGGTCGGTGACCAGGGCGACCTTCAGCCCGGCACCGTGGGCGACCCGGAGCGCGGTCAGCGTCTCCTGCGCGTGCCGGGGCATGGAGAACGCCAGCACCCAGGTGCCGCCCGCCTCCCGGGACTGCAGCAGCGCGTCGTAGGCGACCGTGCCGCCCTTGGTCACCAGCCGGACGTCGGGGTGGATACGGCGGGCGGCGTACGCGAAGTACTCGGCGAGCGCGCCGGAGATCCTCAGGCCGAGGACGGTCAGCGGGGCCGAGCGGGACAGGGCGCGGCCGACCTCGATCACCTGGTCGGGGTCGGCGAAGTCGCGCCGCAGGTTCTCCAGGTTCTCGATCTCGGCGTCCACGGCGGCCTGGAGTTCGTTGCTGCGGTCCGCGGCCGAGATGCCCGGGGCGCTGCCGAGGGTGGCGAGCGCGATGGACTGGAGCCGCTCGCGCAGCGCGGGATAGCCGCTGAAGCCGACGGCGGCGGCGAACCGGGTCACCGAGGGCTGGCTCACGCCGACCCGCTCCGCGAGATCCGTGATGGACAGGAACGCGGCCTCGGTGATGTGCTCGATCAGATACTGGGCGATCCGCCGCTGCCCGGGGGAGAGCCGGGGGCCGTCGAACAGTTCCCTGAGCCGGGACGTGGGCGACTGCTCGGTGTCCGGCGCGGTCCGCCCGGACGTGATCGCTGATGCCTGCGCACGTGCCTGCTGCGGCGATGGCACCCGCGCGCCTCCTTCGTCTCCCACGACCACTCAACATAGCCCACGGCCCGTGCGGCCCCCGGCGGATCGCGCGACCTGCGGGAACCCCGTTTCGGGCACACCATGGGGGTACCCGGGGTACCCGCACCCTGTCGTCCACGCGAGGGAGAAGGCCCGTGACCCTGCCCAGTCTGCCCGTGTCCCAGGTCGAGGTCGTGGTCTGTGACTGCTCGGCCCAGGACGCCGAACGTGTCTTCGCCTGTCTGCGCGCCCACTTCGAGTCGGACCGGCGCGCCGACGACCCTCCGCACGAGACCGGCACCGGCCGGCCGACGATGTGGACCGGCATGTACGACACGGCCGTCGTCCCCACCGGGGCCGGTGACCGCCCCGAACCGCTGTCCGCGCCCGTCACGGTCGACGTGCAGGGCAGTCCGCCCGCCGTACGGCTGTTGCGGGAGGCCCTGGAGGAGGCGTACGCCGTGCGTCAGGTGGGTGTGGACGCCGGTGATCAGGAAGTCCAGCTCCAGCTGCGGGTCGAGGGGCGGGAGGGACGCGGCTGATGACGACTCTGGGGGTGGGGCGCGGCCATGCCGCGCGGGGTTCGGTGACGGAAGGCGCGGCCCGCGCCGGGCTGACCGCACGCGGTGTCATCTATCTGCTGGTCGGGGCGCTGGCCCTGCAGATCGCCTTCGGCGGGAGCGCCGAGCAGGCGGACCGGCAGGGCGCGCTGGAGGAGATCGCCGAGAAGCCGCTGGGCTCGGTGATGCTGTGGGCCCTGGGCGTCGGCCTGGTGGGCATGGCGCTGTGGCGGCTGTCCGAGGCCGTGTTCGGCGCGGCGGGCCCCGACGGCCGCAAGTGGACCAAGCGCCTCGCGTCCGCCGCGCGCTGCGCCTTCTACACCTTCGTCGCCTTCTCGGTGCTGGCCTTCGCGGCGGGCGAGTCGAGCGGCGGCGGCTCCAGCGACGAGCGGTCCCGGGATGTGACGGCACGGGCGCTCGAACTCCCCGGCGGCCAGTGGCTGGTGGGCGCGGCGGGCCTCGGTGTGATCGCCGCGGGCGGCTGGATCGGCGTACGGGCCGCGATGCGCTCGTACCACAAGCATCTGCGGCTCGGTGAGATGTCACGGCGGACCCGCCGGGCCGTCGATGTGACCGGGGTGGTCGGCGGGATCGCGCGCGGCCTGGTGTTCGCCGCGGCCGGATTCTTCGCCGTCCGCGCCGCGATCGCGTACGAACCGGACGAGGCCAAGGGGATCGACGACACCCTGCGTTCCTTCGCCGACTCCCCGGTGGGCCCGGCGCTGCTGGCCTGTGTCGCGGCCGGGCTGATGCTGTTCGGGGTGTTCTCCTTCGCCATGGCGCGCTGGCGCCGCGTCTGAGGTTCGCTCAAGGGAACAGTCGGTCGAGGAAGCTGTTGCCGTACACCCGGTGCGGATCGAGCCGGTCCAGGATCTCCATGGTGTCGTCCCAGCCGGGCCCCGTACCGTCGTCGAAGGACTCCGGTACGACGGTGGTGAGCACCTCCTCGTCGCTCCAGGCGGCCTCGTCCGTGTAGCCCCAGCCCTTGGACCATTCGACCCGGGTGAGGGCGTGGCCGCCGTCGTACGTGGTGAGCAGGAACCGCTCCAGCTCCCGGAAGAACGCCTCGGCGTCCGGGGTCCCCGGCAGCGTCAGCACGTCCAGCCACACGGCCGTGTCCCACTCGGGCCGGTCGGCGCGCGGGCGCAGCGCCGACAGCAGCGGGGCGCGGGCGCCCGCCACCCCGATGTCCGCCGGGTCGTCGAGGCCGGTCACCCGGATCTCCACCGAGCCGTTGACGGGAAAGCGCCCCTGGGCCGCGTACGCGGTGAGCCGCTCGCGGTAGAACGCCGCGAACTCCGAGACCACGCGCTGCACCTGGTCCCGTGAGGTGAGCACCGCGTACCCGTTCGCCGTCACCCGCAGCGTCGTCGGCCTCAGATACAGGAGCGTGTTCTTCGACGGCCCCCAGATGTCCGCCGACAACGTGGTCGTCAGCCCCAACGAGGCCGCGGTCAGCTGCGCGTTGCCCAGCACCGGCGCCAGATACCAGGCGGCGTCGGACACCATCCGCCCCACGAGGTCGGCGACGACGGTCGGCACATTGTCCGAGAAGGGGTAGTTGTACGGCGAGGTCACCCGCCGGGAGGTCAGCGGGCGGGTCGGCCGGACGCTCCACACCTTGAACCAGGGGAACTCGGTGAACGCGAACCAGATCGCCTCCAGCCGCCCCGCCTCGTCCAGGAAGCCCGCGAAGGTGCGCCCACCGCTTCCGGGAGCGGCGAACAGCTCCCCGGCGGGGATGTCGGTCCGGCTCAGACACCGCAGATTGCTGTTCGCCCCCACCCGCAGCACGAACTCGGTGACCAGCGCGCGCCCGACATGGGTGAGCAGCGCCGCCCCGTCCGCGTCCTCGCGGGTGAACGTCCGCAGCACGTAAGCGCCGCTGTCGGCGTCCCACACCACCGCCGTCAGCGACAGCACGAGATTGCTGAGCGAGCCGTACGTATGACCGGGCGGGCGGGTCTCCCCGGCCGCCGGTACGGCCGTGCCGTGGGCGTCGACGGCGAGGGCGCCGCCGATCGAGAGGTCCCCGGGCGCCGGACAGGCCGTCACCCCGAGGCCATGGCCCTCCAGGAAGGTCAGCAGCTCCTCCAGGGAGGCGCCGGAGCCCACGCGGACGGCGGCCGGGCCGGTGGACTCCAGCGTCATGGCGGTGAGATGGGTGGTCGTGTCCACGAGCAGCACCGGCGCGCCGGAGTCGGTGCCGGCGGTGACGGTCAGGGGTGACCAGCCGTGCGAGAAGCCGCGTGGCCGGACCGTCCAGCCCTGCCGCCGGGCCCAGTTGACCACCGCGACCACCTGGTCCGGGTCGGCCGGTGCGCACGCCCACAGCGCGGAGGCGGTGATCTCCCCGCCCCAGTTCCGGTACGCCGACCGGTACAGCTCGACATCCGCCGGGAAGCCGGGGAGTTCGGCCGCGGCGACCGCCGGGTCCTGGCGGACGAACTGCGGGGTGAGGGCGAGCGCGGCGGTGCCTAGGAGGAACCCCCGGCGGGACGTTTCTGAGGAGTCGGTCACCGCATCACGCTAGGCCGGAGATTGACACAAGTGAACGATGCGCCAACCGGATTCATCCGTGTGAGTGAAGAGGCATGGGGGAAAGCTTGTGTGCCGGGTACACGGCACCATCCAGGGAGTGGGACATCGACCCGATCGGGAGGACCCGTGACCCAGGCACACGGCAACCAGGACCGAGGCCGCGACGAGACCGAGGACGAGCGGGCCGACCGGCGCTGGAGCGAACTCATCCAGGAGGTGCGGGTCGCCCAGACCGGGGTGCAGATCCTCTTCGGCTTTCTGCTCACCGTCGTCTTCACCTCGCGCTACGAGGGGCTGCCGCAGACCGAGAAGACCATCTACATCGTCACCGTCGTCCTCGGCGCCGCCGCCACCGGCGCCCTGATCGGCCCCGTCTCCTTCCACCGGATCGTCGCCGGACGCCGCATCAAACCGGCCGCCGTGCAGTGGGCGAGCCGCCTCACCGTGATCGGCCTGATCCTGCTCCTCGCCACGATGACGGCGGCGCTGCTGCTGGTCCTGCGCGTGGCCACCCACGACGGGTACGTGCCCTGGCTCGTGGGCTGCGTGGTCCTCTGGTACCTGCTGTGCTGGGTGGTCCTCCCGACGTGGATCCGCCGCCGTCACGCCGATGACTGACAGCGCGCGCGGATGACCGACGGTGTGCGCCGATGACTGACAGCGCGCGCGGATGACCGACGGTGTGCGCCGATGACTGACAGCGCGCGACGGCGGATGCGGCCGTCCGCCGGTGAATGAAGCCGACCGCCGTCACACCCCAGGGTGATGTCCTCCGTTGGCGTGAATGGCGGTGTTGCCCGTGGGCCGGGTGGTGCGCGAGCGTCGGTGTCATGGACCGTGATCAGAGTCGTCGCATTCCGCCCCTGACCCGCCGTCAACTCCTCGCCGCCACCGGGGTCACGGGGGCCGCCGCGGTCCTCGGCACCACGGGCGCCGCCGCACCCGCCGCGGCCGGATCCGGCACCCCGGCCGCCGGACTCTCCCTCACCTTCACCCGGGTCACCAACGGCGCGGCGACCCTCGCGCCCGCCGGTGACGCGCTGATCGCCGAGGTCCAGAGCGGCCTGTGGTCCCTGCCGCGCACCGGCGGCAAGGCGGTCCCCCTCACCCCGGCCGGCCTCGAACCCAACCGGCCCACCCACTCCCCGGACGGCACCCTCATCGCGTTCTGCGCCTACCGGGGCGGCGGCTTCCATCTGTGGACCATGCGCACCGACGGCTCCGAACTGACGCGGCGCACCGACGGCCCCTGGGACGACCGGGCACCGGCCTGGTCGCCCGACGGCACCCGCATCGCCTTCGGCTCCGAACGCGGCGGCGACCCGGACGCACCCTCGGGCGGCAGCCCCTACCGCGTCCACGTCCTGGACCTCGGCACCGGCGACATCAGGCGCGTCACCGGCCTCCCCGGCCAGGACGGGCCCCTCCAGGACGGCGGGTGGGAGGACTTCGACCCCACCTGGTCGCCCGACGGCACCCGGCTGCTGTTCGTCCGCGGCAGGGTCGTCACCTCGGGCACCACCCCGTCCGTCGAGTCCCGCACGGTCGCCGCAGTGGCCGCCGACGGCGGCGGGCCGGTGACCGTCGAGCACACCGAGACCGCCGCCGCGCAGGTCATGACCCCCGCCGTCGCCCCCGACGGCCGCCTCGCGTATCTGCGCACCACCGCCTCCCCGAACGGCTCCTGCACCCTCGTCGTCGCCGGACAGCGCGTCCCGGTCGACGGCGACCTCGCACCCGTACCGCCCCGCTGGACGGCCGACGGCGAGCTGCTGGTCACGCTGGACGGCCGGTTCACCCTCCTGCGCCCCGAGGAACCCGCGCGGCCGGAGGCGATCCCCTTCGAGGGGGTGCTCCCGGTGGACCGGCCGCGCTACCGGGTCAAGGAGTACGACCTCGGGGAGGCGCGGGTGCGGCCCGTGCGGGGCATCCATCTGCCCGCGCTCTCCCCCGACGGCCGCAGCATCGCCTTCGCCGCGCTCAACTCGCTCTGGCTGGCCGGTACTTCGGGCGGGCGACGACCGAAGAGGCTCCGGCAGTCGCCGCCCACCCGGTGGCTGCTCGCCCCCACCTGGGCACAGGACGGAGGGTCCCTCGTCTACGCCGACGACCGCGACGGGCTCCTCGGCGTGTACCGCCACGAGCTGGCCACCGGCGAGGAGACCACCCTCGCGACCGGCGGCCGGGTCATGCCCGCGCTGTCCCCGGACGGGCGACGGCTCGCGTGCCTCGACATGGCCGGACAACTCGTCGTACGCGATCTCGCGAGCGGCGTGGAACGTGTCCTCGTGGCGGCCCTCGGCGGGGGCGGGATCCCCGGCAGGCCCAGCTGGTCGCCCGACGGCCGGTACCTCGCGCTGTGCGATCGCAACCGTCTCGGGGCCCGTTTCCGGGAGGGCTACAACCTGATCCGGGTCGTCGACGCCACGACCGGCGCCGACCGGCTGCACGCGGTCGCGCCCCACACCTCGATCGCCGACCGGTACGACTCCGGGCCCGTCTGGTCGCCCGACGGCCGCTGGATGGCCGTGATCGTCGAGTCCGCGCTCTGTCTGCTGCCGGTGGCCCCCGACGGCAGCCCGAGCGGGAGACTGCGCACCCTCACCACCGAGGCCGCCGACCACCCCACCTGGTCCGGCGACTCCACGACCCTGCTCTACCAGTCCGGCACCCGTCTGCGCCTGGTCGACGTCTCCGGCGACCACGCCCGGACCGTCCGGGTGCCGCTCGACCGCACCCGGACCGCGCCCGCCGACACCGTCGTCCACGCCGGACGCCTGTGGGACGGCACCGGCGAGACGGTCCGCGACGACGTCGACATCGTCGTACGCGACGGCCGTATCACCGCCGTCGAACCCCACCGGGGCACCCGCCGGGCCGTCCTCCGCCGGGTCGACGCCTCCGCGCGCACCGTCCTCCCCGGCCTCTGGGACACCCACACCCACCCCTGGCAGAGCACCTACGGCAGCCGCCAGGCCACCGGCCAGCTCACCTACGGCGTCACCACCGCCGTCTCCCTCGGCGGCTTCGCCCACGAACAGGCCCGGATCCGCGAGGAGGTCAACGCCGGACGGCTCGCCGGGCCCCGGCTGCTCACCACCGGCGAACTCCTCGACGGCGCACGGGTCGCGTACAGCATGGGACGCGCCCACCGGACCATGGCGGGGCTGCTCCGCTCACTGGAGCGCGGCGCGGCCCTCGACTGGGACTTCGTCAAGACCTATGTCCGGGCGCCCGGTTGGGTGATGAGCGAGGCGGCCCGCTTCGCCCACGAACGCCTCGGCGCCCGCACCGGCGGACATCTGCTCTCCCCGGGCGTCCAGCTCGGCCAGGATCTGACAACCCATCTGCAGGCCACCCAGCGCGGCGAGTTCGGCCACGCGATCACCGCGAGCGGACGGGCCCACAAGGACGTGGTGGAGATCTACGGCAAGCAGGGCGTGGACTTCTCCCTCATCGCCACCCCCTTCACGGCCGCGCCCCTCATGGGCGCCGATCCGTCCCTCGCCGACGACCCCCGGGTCACTGTCGTGATGCCGCCGTGGGACGCCGCCCTCGTCCGGCAGGGCGCGGGCGTGCCGCCGACGGCCGCCCAACTCGCCGCGCTGCGCACCGAGACCGACATCTACCGGCGGATCCTCGCGGCCGGCGGCATCGTCGCCCTCGGCACCGACCAGCCGCTCGGCCCCGTCGGCCTCTTCCTCCACCTCGCCCTGCGCGCCCTGCACGAGGGCGGCCTCACCCCCGCAGAGACCCTCCGCACCGCGACCGTCCTCCCGGCCCGTCTCTTCGGACTCGACGACGACCTCGGCACGGTCGAGACGGGCAAGCTCGCCGATCTGGCCGTCGTCGACGGCGACCCCTTCACGGACTTCACCGACCTCGTCCGCACGGTGTCGGTGCTGCGCGGCGGAACCCCTTACACCACCGAGGAGTTGGTCGCCGCGTACCGGCCCGCCGCCCGCCGCGCCAAGGCGGCGGAGACCGAGGAGGACTGGCTGGAGATCGGACGGCTGATGCGGCAGGACGGCTGCTGCCACGACGGCCACTGACCGGGGCGGGCGGCCGTCCCGGTCAGTGGTCGGTGTCCTTGCCGATGAACAGCTCCGCGAACGTCGACGCGGCGACGGGGGAGCCGAGGAGGCGGCGGAGCCGGGCGGTGGCGGCGCCCGCGCGGAACGGGTTCCCGGACGACGGCCCGTGCAGCAGCTCCGCCAGCCACTGCGAGAACTCCTGGTAGTGCCAGACCCGGCGCAGACAGGCCTCCGAGTAGCCGCGCAGCCCACTGTCGTCGCCCTTGCCGAGATACGCGATCAGGGCGTCCGCGAGCAGCAGGGAGTCGTGCAGCGCGAGGTTCATGCCCTTCGCGGCTATGGGGGAGACGAGGTGGGCCGCGTCACCGGCCAGGTACAGCCGGCCGTACGCCATCGGCTCGGTGACGTAGTTGTGCATGTCGAGCACCCGCTTCTCGACGAGCGGGCCCTCGGTGAGCGGCCGGGTGCCGGGCACCGCGAGGCGGGTGTGCAGCTCGGACCAGACCCGGTCGTCCGGCCAGTTCGCCGGGTCGTCGCCGGCCGGGACCTCCAGGTAGTAGCGGGTGGCCTCGGGGCTGCGCGCCATGTGCCCGGCGAAGCCCCGGGGATGCACCCCGAGGATGACGCAGTCCGAGGACGGCGGTGCCTCGGCGAGCAGCGCCAGCCAGCCCACCCCGTGGTCGTGCCGGGCGACCGTGGCGTGCTCCGGCGGCAGCGCGGTCCGCGTGACACCGCGCGCCCCGTCGCAGCCGGCGACGAACTCGCAGTGGAGCAGCCGTCGTTCACCGGTCGCCGGATCCACGTACGACACGGACGGCCGCTCACCGTCGATGTCGTGCAGCTCCACCTCGCGCACCCCGAAGCGGATGTCACCGCCCCGGACGTCCGCGTACTCGTGGACCAGATCCGTGACCAGCAGCGGCTGCGGATACACATAGTGGTGGTGCCCGGTCAGCTCCGTGTACGGGAACCGCTGCCGTTCCCCGGCGAAACGGAACTCGAACTCCGTGTGTGTCGGCGCCCGTTCCACCAGCCGGTCGGCCAGCCCGCGCCGCTCCAGCGCGCGCACTGCCCACTCCTCCAGGAACCCGGCCCGGGGCCGCCGCTCGATGAAGTCCCGGCTCTCCGTCTCCAGCACCACACAGTCCACGGCAGCGGCCCGCAGGATGTTGCCGACGGTGAGCCCGGCGGGCCCGGCGCCGACGATGACGACGGGGGTGCGCTCGGCCGGGGAGGAGCCCGAGGGGGAGGTGGGGGTGGTCACCCGAACATTATGCCGGGTGCCCGGTGAGCGTTTTCAAGTGCCCTGCGGGGCAGGGCTGTTGGGTCGGCCCGTCCGCGTCAGTCGAGCCCGAATCGGCGTGCCCACTCCGCGATGTCGACGGTGGTCGCGTTGCCGCCGCAGACGACGAGGCCCAGCCGGGCGTCCGCGCCGACCCGTCCGAGGACCTGCCGGGCGGCGGGCAGCAGACAGCCGGCGGCGGGTTCCGTCCACACCTT of Streptomyces phaeolivaceus contains these proteins:
- a CDS encoding cholesterol oxidase substrate-binding domain-containing protein, which translates into the protein MTDSSETSRRGFLLGTAALALTPQFVRQDPAVAAAELPGFPADVELYRSAYRNWGGEITASALWACAPADPDQVVAVVNWARRQGWTVRPRGFSHGWSPLTVTAGTDSGAPVLLVDTTTHLTAMTLESTGPAAVRVGSGASLEELLTFLEGHGLGVTACPAPGDLSIGGALAVDAHGTAVPAAGETRPPGHTYGSLSNLVLSLTAVVWDADSGAYVLRTFTREDADGAALLTHVGRALVTEFVLRVGANSNLRCLSRTDIPAGELFAAPGSGGRTFAGFLDEAGRLEAIWFAFTEFPWFKVWSVRPTRPLTSRRVTSPYNYPFSDNVPTVVADLVGRMVSDAAWYLAPVLGNAQLTAASLGLTTTLSADIWGPSKNTLLYLRPTTLRVTANGYAVLTSRDQVQRVVSEFAAFYRERLTAYAAQGRFPVNGSVEIRVTGLDDPADIGVAGARAPLLSALRPRADRPEWDTAVWLDVLTLPGTPDAEAFFRELERFLLTTYDGGHALTRVEWSKGWGYTDEAAWSDEEVLTTVVPESFDDGTGPGWDDTMEILDRLDPHRVYGNSFLDRLFP
- a CDS encoding DUF6328 family protein: MTQAHGNQDRGRDETEDERADRRWSELIQEVRVAQTGVQILFGFLLTVVFTSRYEGLPQTEKTIYIVTVVLGAAATGALIGPVSFHRIVAGRRIKPAAVQWASRLTVIGLILLLATMTAALLLVLRVATHDGYVPWLVGCVVLWYLLCWVVLPTWIRRRHADD
- a CDS encoding MurR/RpiR family transcriptional regulator — its product is MPSPQQARAQASAITSGRTAPDTEQSPTSRLRELFDGPRLSPGQRRIAQYLIEHITEAAFLSITDLAERVGVSQPSVTRFAAAVGFSGYPALRERLQSIALATLGSAPGISAADRSNELQAAVDAEIENLENLRRDFADPDQVIEVGRALSRSAPLTVLGLRISGALAEYFAYAARRIHPDVRLVTKGGTVAYDALLQSREAGGTWVLAFSMPRHAQETLTALRVAHGAGLKVALVTDLALGPLADEADAVFATGTGSRLVFDSYAAPVMMSSALLQAMTDADPERTQARLEAYEQVSEQHQFFLRD
- a CDS encoding YkvA family protein; the encoded protein is MDWTWGVILAIALIAAAVLAVAVRLLLRLVRTRRELNRAGLPTGPKWVFWGAVLYLVLPTDLVPDPVYLDDIGVLLLALKTMRSGRQDALAATERQEGTGTALRG
- a CDS encoding 4-hydroxybenzoate 3-monooxygenase — encoded protein: MTTPTSPSGSSPAERTPVVIVGAGPAGLTVGNILRAAAVDCVVLETESRDFIERRPRAGFLEEWAVRALERRGLADRLVERAPTHTEFEFRFAGERQRFPYTELTGHHHYVYPQPLLVTDLVHEYADVRGGDIRFGVREVELHDIDGERPSVSYVDPATGERRLLHCEFVAGCDGARGVTRTALPPEHATVARHDHGVGWLALLAEAPPSSDCVILGVHPRGFAGHMARSPEATRYYLEVPAGDDPANWPDDRVWSELHTRLAVPGTRPLTEGPLVEKRVLDMHNYVTEPMAYGRLYLAGDAAHLVSPIAAKGMNLALHDSLLLADALIAYLGKGDDSGLRGYSEACLRRVWHYQEFSQWLAELLHGPSSGNPFRAGAATARLRRLLGSPVAASTFAELFIGKDTDH
- a CDS encoding DUF1206 domain-containing protein produces the protein MTTLGVGRGHAARGSVTEGAARAGLTARGVIYLLVGALALQIAFGGSAEQADRQGALEEIAEKPLGSVMLWALGVGLVGMALWRLSEAVFGAAGPDGRKWTKRLASAARCAFYTFVAFSVLAFAAGESSGGGSSDERSRDVTARALELPGGQWLVGAAGLGVIAAGGWIGVRAAMRSYHKHLRLGEMSRRTRRAVDVTGVVGGIARGLVFAAAGFFAVRAAIAYEPDEAKGIDDTLRSFADSPVGPALLACVAAGLMLFGVFSFAMARWRRV
- a CDS encoding amidohydrolase family protein, with translation MDRDQSRRIPPLTRRQLLAATGVTGAAAVLGTTGAAAPAAAGSGTPAAGLSLTFTRVTNGAATLAPAGDALIAEVQSGLWSLPRTGGKAVPLTPAGLEPNRPTHSPDGTLIAFCAYRGGGFHLWTMRTDGSELTRRTDGPWDDRAPAWSPDGTRIAFGSERGGDPDAPSGGSPYRVHVLDLGTGDIRRVTGLPGQDGPLQDGGWEDFDPTWSPDGTRLLFVRGRVVTSGTTPSVESRTVAAVAADGGGPVTVEHTETAAAQVMTPAVAPDGRLAYLRTTASPNGSCTLVVAGQRVPVDGDLAPVPPRWTADGELLVTLDGRFTLLRPEEPARPEAIPFEGVLPVDRPRYRVKEYDLGEARVRPVRGIHLPALSPDGRSIAFAALNSLWLAGTSGGRRPKRLRQSPPTRWLLAPTWAQDGGSLVYADDRDGLLGVYRHELATGEETTLATGGRVMPALSPDGRRLACLDMAGQLVVRDLASGVERVLVAALGGGGIPGRPSWSPDGRYLALCDRNRLGARFREGYNLIRVVDATTGADRLHAVAPHTSIADRYDSGPVWSPDGRWMAVIVESALCLLPVAPDGSPSGRLRTLTTEAADHPTWSGDSTTLLYQSGTRLRLVDVSGDHARTVRVPLDRTRTAPADTVVHAGRLWDGTGETVRDDVDIVVRDGRITAVEPHRGTRRAVLRRVDASARTVLPGLWDTHTHPWQSTYGSRQATGQLTYGVTTAVSLGGFAHEQARIREEVNAGRLAGPRLLTTGELLDGARVAYSMGRAHRTMAGLLRSLERGAALDWDFVKTYVRAPGWVMSEAARFAHERLGARTGGHLLSPGVQLGQDLTTHLQATQRGEFGHAITASGRAHKDVVEIYGKQGVDFSLIATPFTAAPLMGADPSLADDPRVTVVMPPWDAALVRQGAGVPPTAAQLAALRTETDIYRRILAAGGIVALGTDQPLGPVGLFLHLALRALHEGGLTPAETLRTATVLPARLFGLDDDLGTVETGKLADLAVVDGDPFTDFTDLVRTVSVLRGGTPYTTEELVAAYRPAARRAKAAETEEDWLEIGRLMRQDGCCHDGH